From Salvelinus sp. IW2-2015 linkage group LG33, ASM291031v2, whole genome shotgun sequence, one genomic window encodes:
- the LOC111957493 gene encoding steroidogenic acute regulatory protein-like — protein MVNHEVSGPTPGNMVGPRDFVSVXCAKRRGSTCFLAGMSTQHLTIPEQRGVVRAENGPTCIVMRPSADDPNKTKFAWLLSIDLKGWITKTIINKVLSQTQVDFANHLRQRMASNIDSMEIVPAC, from the exons ATGGTGAACCACGAGGTGTCTGGACCCACGCCTGGTAACATGGTGGGGCCGAGGGACTTCGTTAGTGTCCMCTGTGCCAAGCGCCGGGGGTCCACGTGCTTCCTGGCTGGCATGTCTACTCAGCACCTCACCATACCCGAACAGAGGGGCGTTGTCag GGCGGAGAACGGACCAACATGTATAGTGATGCGGCCCAGTGCCGATGATCCAAACAAGACCAAGTTCGCCTGGTTATTAAGTATAGATTTAAAG ggTTGGATCACAAAGACCATCATAAACAAAGTGCTCTCTCAGACACAAGTGGATTTTGCCAACCACCTGAGGCAGAGGATGGCCAGCAACATTGATTCCATGGAGATTGTGCCAGCCTGCTGA
- the LOC139023575 gene encoding steroidogenic acute regulatory protein, mitochondrial-like codes for MVAIHHELNMLAGPDPCNWISHVRRRSSQSSSQIEEEQGFNEAEVSYVKQGEEALQKSISILSNQDGWTTEITAVSIEIAYAKTAGTLTPFFTFSL; via the exons ATGGTGGCCATTCACCATGAGTTGAACATGCTAGCAGGCCCTGACCCTTGCAACTGGATCAGCCATGTCCGCCGCAGGAGCTCACAATCCA GCTCGCAGATCGAGGAGGAGCAGGGCTTTAATGAGGCAGAGGTGTCGTACGTGAAGCAGGGGGAGGAGGCGCTGCAGAAGTCTATCAGCATCCTCAGCAATCAGGACGGATGGACCACTGAGATCACTGCTGTAAGTATAGAGATTGCGTACGCAAAGACAGCTGGCACACTGACTCCcttcttcaccttttcattgtag
- the LOC111957863 gene encoding G protein-coupled receptor kinase 5 isoform X3, whose product MYCQCLIMGCCVLRNDYELVPDEKRKSRGDQIIGKFLSKQSSECVEAAESLAEQCRENLELHPCKEIFSDCRKALHHYLRGAPFSDYQNSMYFDRFLQWKMLERQPIAKDTFRQYRVLGKGGFGEVCACQVRATGKMYACKKLEKKRIKKRKGESMALNEKQILEKVNSRFVVSLAYAYETKDALCLVLTLMNGGDLKFHIYSMGTPGFEKDRVQFYAAQICCGLDHLHQESIVYRDLKPENILLDDNGHIRISDLGLAIKVAEGDPIRGRVGTVGYMAPEVINNERYGMSPDWWGLGCLIYEMTAGRSPFRARKERVKREEVEKRVQEEEEEYSDKFTEDTKAICRVLLTKDPKQRLGCTAEGSAGVKAHCFFRNINFKRLEAGIQEPSFVPDPRAVYCKDVLDIEQFSTVKGVNLDQTDNDFYFKFSTGCVSIPWQHEMIDTECFSDLNVFGXQGTRPPDLDWNTPPEPPRRSLLDRIFRRHHPEVSIANSRLSSCSVNSVDSMSNSAP is encoded by the exons ATGTACTGTCAGTGTTTAATAATGGGATGTTGTGTTCTTAGGAATGACTATGAGCTGGTGCCTGATGAGAAACGGAAAAGCAGAGGAGATCAGATTATTGGGAAGTTCCTGTCTAAACAG tcgtCCGAGTGTGTGGAGGCAGCAGAGAGCCTTGCTGAGCAGTGTAGAGAGAACCTGGAGCTCCACCCCTGCAAGGAGATCTTCAGTGACTGTCGGAA AGCTCTCCATCACTACCTGAGAGGAGCTCCCTTCTCGGACTACCAGAACAGCATGTACTTTGACCGTTTCCTACAGTGGAAGATGCTGGAGAG GCAGCCAATAGCCAAGGATACGTTTCGACAGTACAGAGTACTGGGGAAGGGTGGATTCGGAGAG GTGTGTGCGTGCCAGGTGCGAGCCACAGGGAAGATGTATGCCTGCAAGAAGTTAGAGAAGAAGAGGAttaagaagaggaaaggagagtccATGGCCCTCAATGAGAAACAAATACTAGAGAAGGTCAACAGCAGATTTGTT GTGAGTTTAGCGTATGCCTATGAGACCAAAGATGCTCTGTGTCTGGTGTTGACCTTAATGAATGGAGGAGATCTGAAGTTCCACATCTACAGCATGGGGACTCCAGGCTTTGAGAAGGACAGGGTCCAGTTCTATGCTGCCCAGATCTGCTGCGGCCTGGACCACCTACACCAGGAATCCATCGTTTACAG GGATTTAAAACCAGAGAATATTCTATTAGATGATAATG GACACATCCGGATCTCAGATCTGGGCCTGGCCATCAAAGTGGCTGAAGGGGACCCCATACGAGGCAGAGTGGGAACAGTAGGTTACATGG ctcCGGAGGTGATCAACAACGAGCGCTATGGGATGAGTCCAGACTGGTGGGGGCTGGGATGTCTCATCTACGAGATGACCGCTGGACGCTCACCCTTCCGCGCACGCAAAGAACGAGTGAAgcgggaggaggtggagaagagggtgcaagaggaagaggaggagtacaGCGACAAGTTTACAGAAGACACCAAGGCCATCTGTAGGGTG ctgttgACCAAAGATCCTAAGCAGAGACTGGGCTGTACAGCAGAGGGGTCAGCAGGGGTGAAGGCTCACTGTTTCTTCAGGAACATCAACTTTAAAAGGCTGGAGGCAGGCATCCAGGAGCCCTCTTTCGTACCGGAC cCCCGGGCGGTGTACTGTAAGGATGTGTTGGACATTGAGCAGTTCTCTACAGTCAAGGGAGTAAATCTGGACCAAACCGACAACGACTTCTACTTCAAATTCTCTACAGGCTGCGTGTCCATCCCATGGCAACACGAG ATGATAGATACAGAGTGTTTCAGTGATCTGAACGTGTTTGGGRCCCAGGGGACCAGACCCCCAGATCTGGACTGGAACACCCCCCCCGAGCCTCCCCGACGCAGCCTGCTGGACAGGATCTTCAGGAGACAT caccCCGAGGTGTCCATTGCCAACAGCCGCTTGTCTTCCTGCAGTGTGAACTCGGTGGACTCCATGTCAAACTCTGCCCCCTAG
- the LOC111957863 gene encoding G protein-coupled receptor kinase 5 isoform X4: MYCQCLIMGCCVLRNDYELVPDEKRKSRGDQIIGKFLSKQSSECVEAAESLAEQCRENLELHPCKEIFSDCRKALHHYLRGAPFSDYQNSMYFDRFLQWKMLERQPIAKDTFRQYRVLGKGGFGEVCACQVRATGKMYACKKLEKKRIKKRKGESMALNEKQILEKVNSRFVVSLAYAYETKDALCLVLTLMNGGDLKFHIYSMGTPGFEKDRVQFYAAQICCGLDHLHQESIVYRDLKPENILLDDNGHIRISDLGLAIKVAEGDPIRGRVGTVGYMAPEVINNERYGMSPDWWGLGCLIYEMTAGRSPFRARKERVKREEVEKRVQEEEEEYSDKFTEDTKAICRVLLTKDPKQRLGCTAEGSAGVKAHCFFRNINFKRLEAGIQEPSFVPDPRAVYCKDVLDIEQFSTVKGVNLDQTDNDFYFKFSTGCVSIPWQHEMIDTECFSDLNVFGXQGTRPPDLDWNTPPEPPRRSLLDRIFRRHHPEVSIANSRLSSCSVNSVDSMSNSAP; the protein is encoded by the exons ATGTACTGTCAG TGTTTAATAATGGGATGTTGTGTTCTTAGGAATGACTATGAGCTGGTGCCTGATGAGAAACGGAAAAGCAGAGGAGATCAGATTATTGGGAAGTTCCTGTCTAAACAG tcgtCCGAGTGTGTGGAGGCAGCAGAGAGCCTTGCTGAGCAGTGTAGAGAGAACCTGGAGCTCCACCCCTGCAAGGAGATCTTCAGTGACTGTCGGAA AGCTCTCCATCACTACCTGAGAGGAGCTCCCTTCTCGGACTACCAGAACAGCATGTACTTTGACCGTTTCCTACAGTGGAAGATGCTGGAGAG GCAGCCAATAGCCAAGGATACGTTTCGACAGTACAGAGTACTGGGGAAGGGTGGATTCGGAGAG GTGTGTGCGTGCCAGGTGCGAGCCACAGGGAAGATGTATGCCTGCAAGAAGTTAGAGAAGAAGAGGAttaagaagaggaaaggagagtccATGGCCCTCAATGAGAAACAAATACTAGAGAAGGTCAACAGCAGATTTGTT GTGAGTTTAGCGTATGCCTATGAGACCAAAGATGCTCTGTGTCTGGTGTTGACCTTAATGAATGGAGGAGATCTGAAGTTCCACATCTACAGCATGGGGACTCCAGGCTTTGAGAAGGACAGGGTCCAGTTCTATGCTGCCCAGATCTGCTGCGGCCTGGACCACCTACACCAGGAATCCATCGTTTACAG GGATTTAAAACCAGAGAATATTCTATTAGATGATAATG GACACATCCGGATCTCAGATCTGGGCCTGGCCATCAAAGTGGCTGAAGGGGACCCCATACGAGGCAGAGTGGGAACAGTAGGTTACATGG ctcCGGAGGTGATCAACAACGAGCGCTATGGGATGAGTCCAGACTGGTGGGGGCTGGGATGTCTCATCTACGAGATGACCGCTGGACGCTCACCCTTCCGCGCACGCAAAGAACGAGTGAAgcgggaggaggtggagaagagggtgcaagaggaagaggaggagtacaGCGACAAGTTTACAGAAGACACCAAGGCCATCTGTAGGGTG ctgttgACCAAAGATCCTAAGCAGAGACTGGGCTGTACAGCAGAGGGGTCAGCAGGGGTGAAGGCTCACTGTTTCTTCAGGAACATCAACTTTAAAAGGCTGGAGGCAGGCATCCAGGAGCCCTCTTTCGTACCGGAC cCCCGGGCGGTGTACTGTAAGGATGTGTTGGACATTGAGCAGTTCTCTACAGTCAAGGGAGTAAATCTGGACCAAACCGACAACGACTTCTACTTCAAATTCTCTACAGGCTGCGTGTCCATCCCATGGCAACACGAG ATGATAGATACAGAGTGTTTCAGTGATCTGAACGTGTTTGGGRCCCAGGGGACCAGACCCCCAGATCTGGACTGGAACACCCCCCCCGAGCCTCCCCGACGCAGCCTGCTGGACAGGATCTTCAGGAGACAT caccCCGAGGTGTCCATTGCCAACAGCCGCTTGTCTTCCTGCAGTGTGAACTCGGTGGACTCCATGTCAAACTCTGCCCCCTAG